One Apis cerana isolate GH-2021 linkage group LG15, AcerK_1.0, whole genome shotgun sequence DNA window includes the following coding sequences:
- the LOC107995591 gene encoding dedicator of cytokinesis protein 1 isoform X4 codes for MTMAWKQVKEHLGVAIHNFVHGTPYTMRLTVGEIVQILEECGDWYYGHSKFKGTFGIFPKSYIYILQQSKNMDCLIHEITNVLREWGHHWKHLYVIHSVHFRTMQQQILELIGYRSKILSGTLTVDELKDMKRLATARIDTGNQLLGMDMVVRDDQGNVLNPEETSTIQLYYHHETAAERIKKATNDTKQKPLKLQTPVYSHIFFVSVRNFVCKMAEDVELLLTLYDGREMKAITENYVVSWSKEGLARDIDQLHNLRVLFTDLGSRDLAKDKVYLVCYVIRVGGMEAKDADHRRSSVAQTNQKIKNTENMRRPFGVAAMDITSYINGKLEGDSDHHHFIPFVQCCEKESLDGTLRRILSQKETNIQKNSNGNSGSFAGGQGLWTSLKLLRGDPKQVRDENPHLVLGNVAIARKMGFPEVILPGDVRNDLYLTLISGEFNKGSKSTDKNVEVTVKVCNEFGIPIPGVITLGGGALLIDEYHSVIYYHEDKPRWCETFKIAVPIEEFKQAHLKFTFKHRSSNEAKDKSEKPFALSYVKLMQRNGTTLQDIQHELLVYKLDQKKYEETDISYLKLPSTRGELIELNIEKKPTLGALTLSSKDSFLIATNICSTKLTQNVDLLGLLNWASHNTDLKESLTALMKVDGEEVVKFLQDVLDALFNILMSNSDSDIYDDMVFECLLYIIGLVSDRKYQHFQPVMDLYISESFSATLAYKKLITVLRKRIDNATNNDGQERDILLKTMKSLQYCMRFVVESRLLFTALNQDEEEFSQTLTELLKSIVELMRHETDSTLLVQGACLKYLPTTIPHLLRVYSGKQLSTILTDLLITLPMRRLTKQKMMTVNDIVHSPLFLNAECRAILLPRITILVRDLLEAKEEGLSSTPGNSVAKVARLLGENRHRLNQHRGYSEEVELCVKILSDILDLTFRKNIGSTVQDVKEIMLTALRTIIQTVISMDRENPLVGNLVSVMLAIFRQMTQHHYEIYINHFGTKFDLLDFLMEILLVFKDLVSKSVFPEDWCEMIMLQNSIILKSLRYFSGTIRDYFFIDFEQQAWSNFFHCAIAFLTQPALQLETFTPSKRNRIVSRYNDMRRETAFEIRSMWFNLGQHKILFVPALVGAILEMALIPESELRKATIPIFFDMMQCEFYSSRIVEGYGDTKRDPAHIKANFTEYENEMIAKLDILVEGGRGDEQFRLLWIQVMGNLCEKHSTMREQGLRFVDTVAKLMERLLQYRDIIHAESQEHRMLCIVNLLEFYSEINRKEMYIRYVNKLCELHLECDNYTEAAYSLKLHSQLLAWSDQLLPPLLKSHRYLLCQTHRELKEALYNDMIEYFDKGKMWECALAICKELVAQYEEETFDYLQLSVLLRRMAKFYDSIVKQLRPEPEYFRVAYYGRGHPAFLQNKVFIYRGKEYERLSDFCSRTLNQLPNAEQMNKLSPPTSEMLESNHQYVQINRVDPLMDEKRHRLSGKPITAEAVLRYHRVNDVQRFRFSRPAPKKDIISTTVNSGDKEKDMNTLNNEFASLWLERTVLVTSHPLPGILRCFPVTSSETYLVSPLRNAIETMEATNIALRDLILAHKADNNLPLNPLSMKLNGILDPAVMGGIDNYEKAFLNSEYRNSHLEETSDLLKLEGLIAEQIPLLSIGVQLHKMRAPPELTPFHQRLEQCFASMRNQVEAKYGKRTCDLQIENLTQSVTMRRHQASRGEIHRLSESNINTDCGTHSRVSSLTRSQVATFKSLASFNFNNSTPSSGTQNISLSRNSSIRSHILSTASLQKALGSPSPGTNKKKDSKRRSSRKSDSVASTKNDQPTSQWYTTTDVSQITSIPATPSISSFLSTPKFELRQELTPKRPLRSEVEKERRISNRLSGQSQHYLRNINNGMDLSSLGKGNRDSIGTTDSTASEDDPPPPLPMKTREADYCNLPEELPIQHYGTGSLNNFNRSLGQWSKNKLPTPTDDLDIQTKPPTPPPKPKRPPYNLNKLILSSDIDNFSQDPSVT; via the exons atgacaaTGGCATGGAAGCAAGTTAAAGAACATTTAGGAGTag ctattcataattttgtaCATGGAACTCCTTATACAATGCGATTAACTGTTGGagaaattgtacaaatattagAAGAATGTGGAGATTGGTATTATGGACATAGTAAATTTAAAGGGacatttggaatttttccaaaatcttatatatatatattacaacaatcaaaaaatatggACTGTTTAATACATGAAATTACTAATGTTTTAAGAGAATGGGGACATCATTGGAAGCATTTATATGTg ATTCATTCTGTGCACTTTAGGACAATGCAACAACAAATTTTAGAGTTAATAGGATATAGAAGCAAAATTTTAAGTGGTACATTAACAGTGGATGaattaaaagatatgaaaagaTTAGCAACAGCTAGAATTGATACTGGTAATCAATTATTAGGTATGGATATGGTTGTCCGTGATGATCAAGGAAATGTTCTTAATCCTGAAGAAACAAGtacaattcaattatattatcatcatGAAACAGCTgcagaaagaataaaaaaagcaacTAATGATACTAAACAAAAGCCTTTAAAACTACAAACACCAGTATACTCACATATCTTTTTTGTTAGTGTAAGAAATTTTGTATGTAAAATGGCAGAAGatgtagaattattattgactTTATATGATGGTAGAGAAATGAAAGCAATTACTGAAAATTATGTAGTATCATGGAGTAAAGAAGGACTTGCAAGAGATATAGATCAACTTCACAATCTTAGAGTTTTATTCACAGATCTTGGCTCTCGAGATTTAGCCAaagataaagtttatttaGTTTGTTATGTAATTAGAGTAGGAGGCATGGAAGCTAAAGATGCTGATCACAGACGTTCAAGTGTAGCACAaactaatcaaaaaataaaaaatactgaaaATATGAGAAGACCATTTGGTGTAGCAGCAATGGATATTACTTCATATATCAATGGTAAACTTGAAGGTGATTCAGATCATCatcattttattccatttgtaca aTGTTGTGAGAAAGAAAGTTTGGATGGCACATTACGTAGAATTCTTTcccaaaaagaaacaaatattcaaaaaaatagtaatggaAATAGTGGCAGCTTTGCTGGTGGTCAGGGTTTATGGACTAGCTTAAAGTTGCTTAGAGGAGATCCAaaacaa gtACGCGATGAAAATCCACATTTAGTACTTGGTAATGTTGCTATTGCAAGAAAAATGGGATTTCCAGAAGTTATTTTACCAGGTGATGTGAGAAATGATTTGTATCTCACATTGATTAGTGgtgaatttaataaaggaTCAAAATCTACAGACAAAAATGTTGAAGTTACA gttAAAGTATGCAATGAATTTGGTATACCAATACCAGGAGTTATTACATTAGGTGGTGGAGCTTTATTAATTGATGAATATCATagtgttatttattatcatgaaGATAAGCCTAGATGGtgtgaaacatttaaaattgctGTACctattgaagaatttaaacaagctcatttgaaatttacatttaaacatCGTAGTTCGAATGAAGCAAAAGATAAATCTGAGAAACCTTTTGCCTTAagttatgttaaattaatgcAACGTAATGGAACAACTTTACAAGATATACAACATGAATTATTAGTTTACAAGTTGgatcaaaagaaatatgaagaaactgacatttcatatttgaaattgcCATCAACAAGGGGTGAATTG attgaattaaatattgaaaaaaaaccaACATTAGGAGCACTTACTTTAAGTAGTAAAGATAGTTTTTTAATAGCAACTAATATTTGTTCAACAAAATTAACGCAAAATGTAGATTTATTGGGTTTATTGAATTGGGCATCACACAATACAGATTTGAAAGAATCTCTGACTGCTTTAATGAAAGTTGATGGTGAAGAAGTAGTAAAGTTTTTACAg gatGTTTTAGATgctttatttaacatattaatgaGTAATTCAGATAGTGATATTTATGATGATATGGTAtttgaatgtttattatatattattggtcTTGTGTCTGATAGAAAATATCAACACTTTCAACCAGTAATGGATTTGTATATTTCCGAGAGTTTCTCTGCAACGCTTGCATACAAGAAATTGATTACAGTATTACGTAAACGTATAGATAATGCAACTAATAATGATGGACAAGAACGCGATATATTGCTTAAAACAATGAAAAGTCTTCAATATTGTATGAGATTTGTTGTAGAATCCCGTCTTTTATTCACTgc attaaatcaagatgaagaagaattttctcaaactttaacagaattattgaaatctatTGTTGAACTTATGAGACATGAAACAGATAGTACTTTATTAGTTCAAGGAGCATGtctaaaatatttaccaaCTACTATACCCCATTTACTACGGGTATATAGTGGCAAACAATTGAGCACAATTTTGactgatttattaattactttaccAATGAGAAGACTAACTAAACAAAAAATGATGACTGTAAATGATATTGTTCACAgtcctctttttttaaatgcagAATGTAGAGCAATTTTATTACCTAGAATTACTATTTTGGTTCGTGATTTATTGGAAGCTAAAGAAGAG GGGCTATCAAGTACGCCTGGAAATAGCGTGGCGAAGGTAGCCAGGCTGCTCGGCGAAAATCGACATCGACTCAACCAGCACCGTGGCTATTCTGAAGAG GTTGAATTGTGTGTCAAGATTTTATCTGATATCTTGGATTTaacatttagaaaaaatataggaagCACTGTACAGgatgtaaaagaaattatgcTAACTGCTTTACGGACTATTATCCAAACAGTTATATCAATGGATAGAGAAAACCCATTAGTGGGTAATTTAGTTTCGGTCATGTTAGCAATATTCAG acAAATGACACAAcatcattatgaaatttatataaatcattttggaACCAAATTTGATTTGCTTGATTTTCTAATGGAGATATTACttgtatttaaagatttagtATCAAAAAGTGTATTTCCAGAAGATTGGTGTGAAATGATAATGCTTcaaaatagtataattttaaaatcattgcgTTATTTTTCGGGTACTAttagagattatttttttattgattttgaacAACAAGCTTGGTCTAACTTCTTCCATTGTGCAATTGCATTTTTAACTCAACCAGCTCTACAATTGGAAACATTTACACCATCAAAACGTAATCGTATTGTTTCGCGTTATAATGATATGCGGAG agaaacaGCATTTGAAATACGATCCATGTGGTTTAATTTAGGAcaacataaaatattgtttgttcCAGCTTTAGTTGGAGCAATATTAGAAATGGCATTAATTCCAGAAAGTGAGCTAAGAAAAGCAACAATacctatattttttgatatgatGCAATGTGAATTTTACAGTTCACGTATTGTTGAAGGATATGGTGATACAAAACGTGATCCTGCACACATAAAAGCTAATTTCAcagaatatgaaaatgaaatgattgcaaaattagatatatta GTTGAGGGTGGCAGAGGGGATGAACAATTTCGTTTGCTTTGGATTCAAGTAATGGGTAATCTTTGTGAAAAACATTCAACTATGCGAGAACAAGGATTACGTTTCGTTGATACAGTAGCTAAACTTATGGAACGTCTATTACAATATCGTGATATTATTCATGCTGAATCTCAAGAACATAGGATGCTATGTATTGTAAacttattagaattttattcggaaataaatagaaaagaaatgtatattag ATATGTAAACAAGCTTTGTGAGTTACATTTAGAATGTGACAACTATACCGAAGCCGCATATTCTTTAAAACTTCATAGTCAATTATTAGCTTGGAGCGATCAACTATTACCACCACTTTTAAAATCGCATAGATATTTACTATGTCAAACGCATCGTGAGTTAAAAGAagcattatataatgatatgattgaatattttgataaaggTAAAATGTGGGAATGTGCGCTTGCAATATGTAAAGAATTAGTTGCACAATATGAAGAAGAAACATtcgattatttacaattatctgTATTATTAAGGCGCATGGCCAAATTTTACGATTCTATAGTAAAACAATTAAGACCTGAGCCTGAATATTTTAGAGTTGCATATTATGGTCGTGGTCATCCGGCGTTTTTACAAAACAAG gtatttatttatcgtgggAAAGAATATGAACGTCTCAGTGATTTTTGTTCACGAACATTAAATCAGTTACCAAATGCagaacaaatgaataaattatctcCTCCTACTTCGGAAATGTTAGAATCCAATCATCAATATGTTCAAATCAATAGGGTAGATCCATTAATGGATGAGAAAAGACACCGACTTAGTGGAAAACCTATAACTGCAGAGGCAGTATTGag atatcatCGAGTAAACGATGTTCAGCGTTTCCGCTTTTCAAGACCAGCACcaaagaaagatataatttcgACTACTGTAAATTCTggtgataaagaaaaagatatgaatactcttaataatgaatttgctTCGTTATGGTTAGAAAGAACAGTACTCGTTACGAGTCATCCTTTGCCGGGTATTCTTAGATGTTTTCCTGTTACATCCAGTGAAACCTATTTAGTTAGTCCTCTTCGAAATGCAATTGAAACAATGGAAGCTACAAATATTGCATTAAGAGATTTGATCTTAGCACATAAAGCTGATAATAATCTTCCGTTAAATCCGCTTAGCATGAAATTAAATGGTATATTAGATCCAGCAGTTATGGGTGGTATAGATAATTATGAGAAAGCATTTCTCAATTCTGAATATCGCAATTCTCATTTAGAAGAAACTTCTGatcttttgaaattggaaGGATTAATTGCTGAACAAATTCCACTATTAAGTATTGGTGTTCAATTACATAAAATGCGTGCTCCACCTGAATTAACTCCGTTTCATCAGCGTTTGGAACAATGTTTTGCATCAATGCGAAATCAAGTAGAAGCAAAATACGGAAAAAGA ACATGTGatttacaaattgaaaatttaacccAATCTGTTACGATGCGACGACATCAAGCTTCAAGGGGCGAGATTCATCGATTATctgaatcaaatataaatacaga CTGTGGAACTCACTCCAGGGTATCCTCTCTTACAAGATCCCAAGTTGCAACATTCAAGTCGCTCGCctcattcaattttaataacagcACGCCTTCATCTGGTACTCAAAACATCAGTTTATCAAG gAATTCTTCAATACGTTCACACATACTGTCAACGGCATCTCTACAAAAGGCATTAGGAAGTCCAAGTCCaggaacaaataaaaagaaagattcgaaGCGAAGAAGTTCACGCAAAAGTGATTCAGTTGCATCAACAAAAAATGATCAACCGACGAGTCAATGGTATACTACAACAGATGTATCACAAATTACATCAATCCCTGCTACTCCATCAATATCTAGTTTTCTTTCTACTCCGAAATTTGAACTTCGTCAAGAG